One window of Polyangiaceae bacterium genomic DNA carries:
- a CDS encoding extensin family protein produces the protein MTVVWPLLLSLWAQQGAPLPDLSDPDQPPQGQRVFFPKDRRPAFIYAEMTHEECLTEADERGLPYAPGPKPPSIEAPVTLEAPLRGVSFEHFSIYQRQEQERARQHGAAGPVMDCRLLLALDDFAGVANQHDVVAVRYSSVYRGVRARRAGQRHAAGVAIDVNELILADGRTWNIKRDYEGAGIGNNTCTLSAPWPHSDVARDLRRFVCGVARGGFFNLLLSPHYDRHHQDHLHLEVRRDIDWVLVQ, from the coding sequence ATGACTGTCGTTTGGCCACTGCTTCTGAGCCTCTGGGCGCAGCAAGGCGCGCCGCTGCCGGACTTGAGCGATCCGGATCAGCCGCCTCAGGGCCAACGCGTGTTCTTCCCCAAGGACAGGCGTCCCGCATTTATCTATGCGGAAATGACTCATGAGGAGTGCCTGACGGAGGCCGATGAGCGCGGCTTGCCTTATGCTCCTGGCCCCAAGCCGCCGAGCATCGAAGCGCCAGTGACCCTTGAGGCGCCGCTCCGCGGCGTGAGCTTCGAGCACTTCTCCATCTACCAGCGCCAAGAGCAGGAGCGCGCCAGGCAACACGGAGCCGCGGGCCCGGTGATGGACTGCCGGCTGTTGCTCGCGCTGGATGACTTCGCCGGCGTCGCAAACCAGCACGACGTGGTGGCCGTGAGGTACAGCAGCGTCTACCGCGGTGTTCGTGCGCGGCGCGCCGGGCAGCGCCATGCGGCGGGCGTCGCCATCGACGTCAACGAGTTGATCCTCGCGGATGGTCGCACCTGGAACATCAAGCGCGACTACGAAGGGGCGGGGATTGGCAACAACACCTGCACGCTGTCTGCGCCATGGCCGCACTCGGACGTCGCACGCGACTTGCGACGCTTCGTGTGTGGCGTCGCTCGGGGCGGGTTCTTCAACTTGCTCTTGAGCCCGCACTACGATCGGCACCACCAGGATCACCTGCACCTCGAGGTGCGGCGAGACATCGACTGGGTGCTGGTCCAGTAG
- a CDS encoding SUMF1/EgtB/PvdO family nonheme iron enzyme — MRRVIAGLMVVLPLATGVACSGAAPEPVTPPTTSSAAPTDTAPAEGDAGAETDNGAFDASTLHPVEDAGSDASAAQGPSACADGMVLVEGDYCTDVEQKCLKSWFDKSNKKKVCEEFEPKSTCVGSKIKKRFCIDMYSWPNVKGERPEVMNNFYQAQVKCAAMGKRMCTESEWTMACEGPEMKPFPYGYKRDATKCNGDHKWDGPDMSKVARRDPKELARLWKGVPSGSQPECVSDYGVADLPANNDEVVANEHTHGGFEDKFASVNTGGPWYKGVRNQCRPKIYTHDEGFYYYYLGFRCCAAPDGAANEPLTPHQIRDKWKFDRVERLARFTTEEMQEKLKLKAEGKCSCKASDNLCKTMCGTLLGPNAKDVDLKAPREP; from the coding sequence CACCGGCGTGGCGTGCAGCGGCGCGGCGCCGGAGCCAGTGACGCCCCCGACGACGTCCAGCGCGGCCCCGACCGACACGGCGCCCGCCGAAGGGGATGCCGGCGCGGAAACGGACAACGGCGCGTTCGACGCCTCGACCTTGCACCCCGTGGAGGACGCGGGCAGCGACGCGAGCGCGGCTCAAGGCCCCAGCGCCTGCGCTGACGGGATGGTGCTAGTCGAGGGTGACTACTGCACCGACGTCGAGCAAAAGTGCTTGAAGAGCTGGTTCGACAAGTCGAACAAGAAGAAGGTGTGCGAGGAGTTCGAGCCCAAGAGCACCTGCGTCGGAAGCAAGATCAAGAAGCGCTTCTGCATCGACATGTACTCCTGGCCCAACGTCAAGGGCGAACGCCCTGAGGTGATGAACAACTTCTACCAGGCTCAGGTCAAATGCGCAGCGATGGGCAAGCGCATGTGCACCGAGAGCGAGTGGACCATGGCCTGCGAAGGCCCCGAGATGAAGCCGTTTCCGTACGGCTATAAGCGGGACGCCACGAAGTGCAACGGCGACCACAAGTGGGACGGCCCAGACATGAGCAAGGTCGCCAGGCGCGACCCGAAGGAGCTCGCGCGGCTGTGGAAGGGCGTGCCCTCCGGCTCACAGCCGGAGTGCGTCAGCGACTACGGCGTCGCCGACCTACCGGCAAACAACGATGAGGTGGTGGCCAACGAGCACACCCACGGCGGCTTCGAGGACAAGTTCGCCAGCGTGAACACTGGGGGGCCTTGGTACAAAGGCGTGCGCAACCAGTGCCGGCCGAAGATCTACACCCACGACGAGGGCTTCTATTACTACTACCTCGGCTTCCGCTGCTGCGCGGCCCCGGACGGCGCGGCGAACGAGCCGCTCACGCCCCACCAGATCCGCGACAAGTGGAAGTTCGACCGGGTGGAGCGCTTGGCGCGATTCACCACGGAGGAAATGCAAGAGAAGCTCAAGCTCAAGGCCGAGGGCAAGTGCTCCTGCAAGGCGTCGGACAACCTCTGCAAGACGATGTGCGGCACGCTACTCGGTCCGAACGCGAAAGACGTGGATCTCAAGGCTCCCCGCGAACCCTGA